A genomic window from Bradyrhizobium lupini includes:
- a CDS encoding acyl-[ACP]--phospholipid O-acyltransferase, which yields MIRDLMSSRRFAPLFWAQFFSALNDNVLKNALVIILLYSAATGHGDALVTVAGAVFIFPYFILSGLGGQLADKYVKSVVARRLKFAEIFAAGFAAAGFFLHSVPLLFAALALFGVIAALFGPVKYAMLPDQLELGELATGNALVEGATFMAILLGTVAGGQFVAGSAHMGWVASAVVVLALLSWTFASRIPATTPSAPDLPVNANPWTSTLGLLKTLHADHRLWDGTVIVSWFWLVGAIVLSLLPALVKEVIGGTEGVVTLCLAIFAIGIAIGSLFAANLSHVRPNLALVPIGAVMMGFAGIDLAWAIGVTAKGQDITAADFATSFAGLRMLLDFVAFAFGGGLFVVPSFAAVQAWSAPSERARIIAAGNVLQAAFMVAGSLFVALLQAGGLHIGWIFFGLGVISFGAVWFVLTKWGKEGVRDFGGLLFRALFRTEVRGLENLPPAGTRMLIAPNHVSLIDGPLLHAVLPIDASFAVDTGIAKAWWAKPFLRVVKHYTMDPTKPLAARDLIKLVAAGEPVVIFPEGRITVSGSLMKVYDGTAMIADKADAVVVPVRIEGAQRSHLSYLNGSQIKRSWFPRVTVTILPPVKLPVDPSLKGKARRNAAGAALQDVMIDAMVKNAMLDHTLFEALGHAYRDRDTGKVIVEDALGTKLTYRKLILGAQVLSRKLENGTAIGENVGVLLPNSAGVAVVFMALQNIGRVPAMLNFSAGPVNVLAAMKAAQVKTVLTSKAFIEKGKLDKLMAAISAEVRVAYLEDVRASIGTADKIKGLLAGTAPRVARQASDPAVVLFTSGSEGTPKGVVLSHRNILANAAQALARVDANANDKVFNVLPVFHSFGLTGGMMMPLLAGIPIYMYPSPLHYRIVPELIYQTGATILFGTDTFLTGYARSAHAYDFRTLRLVIAGAEAVKDRTRQVFMERYGIRILEGYGVTETAPVLAMNTPMANRPGTVGRLSPLMESRLDPVPGIEEGGRLSVRGPNVMLGYLRAENPGVLEPLADGWHDTGDIVAIDPAGFITIKGRAKRFAKIAGEMVSLSAVENIATTLWPQAGSVAVSIPDQRKGERIVLLTTEKNAERSAMQGHAKAIGASELTVPAAIMVVDKVPLLGTGKTDYVTATTMAREQASGPEREVA from the coding sequence CAACGTGCTCAAGAACGCACTCGTCATCATCCTGCTTTACAGTGCCGCGACCGGCCACGGTGATGCGCTGGTGACGGTCGCGGGCGCGGTGTTCATCTTCCCCTATTTCATCCTGTCCGGGCTCGGCGGCCAGCTCGCCGACAAATACGTCAAATCCGTCGTCGCAAGGCGGCTCAAATTCGCCGAGATCTTTGCCGCGGGCTTTGCCGCGGCCGGCTTCTTCCTGCACTCGGTGCCGCTGCTGTTCGCAGCGCTCGCACTGTTCGGCGTCATCGCCGCGCTGTTCGGACCCGTGAAATACGCGATGCTGCCGGACCAGCTCGAGCTCGGCGAGCTCGCGACCGGCAACGCGCTGGTCGAAGGCGCGACCTTCATGGCCATCCTGCTCGGCACCGTTGCCGGTGGCCAGTTCGTGGCCGGCTCCGCGCATATGGGCTGGGTCGCATCGGCCGTGGTCGTGCTGGCCCTGCTGTCCTGGACCTTCGCCTCCCGCATTCCCGCGACGACGCCGTCTGCACCCGATCTGCCGGTCAACGCCAATCCCTGGACCTCGACGCTCGGCCTGTTGAAGACGCTGCACGCCGACCACCGGCTGTGGGACGGCACCGTGATCGTCTCCTGGTTCTGGCTGGTGGGCGCCATCGTGCTCTCGCTGCTGCCGGCGCTGGTCAAGGAGGTCATCGGCGGCACCGAGGGCGTGGTGACGTTGTGTCTCGCGATCTTCGCAATCGGCATCGCCATCGGCTCGCTGTTCGCCGCGAATCTGAGCCACGTTCGCCCAAACCTCGCGCTGGTGCCGATCGGCGCCGTCATGATGGGGTTTGCCGGCATCGACCTCGCTTGGGCGATCGGCGTGACCGCCAAGGGCCAGGACATCACTGCTGCCGACTTCGCAACTTCGTTCGCGGGCCTGCGCATGCTGCTCGACTTCGTCGCCTTCGCATTCGGCGGCGGGCTGTTCGTCGTTCCGTCCTTCGCCGCCGTCCAGGCCTGGTCCGCCCCATCCGAGCGCGCCCGCATTATCGCCGCCGGCAACGTGCTGCAGGCCGCCTTCATGGTGGCCGGCTCGCTGTTCGTCGCGCTGTTGCAGGCCGGCGGATTGCACATCGGCTGGATCTTCTTTGGCCTCGGCGTCATCAGCTTCGGCGCAGTCTGGTTCGTGCTGACCAAGTGGGGCAAGGAAGGCGTGCGCGACTTTGGCGGGCTGCTGTTCCGCGCGCTGTTCCGCACCGAGGTCCGCGGGCTGGAGAACCTGCCGCCTGCTGGCACGCGCATGCTGATCGCGCCCAATCATGTCAGCCTGATCGACGGCCCGCTCCTGCACGCCGTGCTCCCGATCGACGCGAGCTTCGCGGTTGATACCGGCATCGCCAAGGCCTGGTGGGCCAAGCCGTTCCTGCGGGTGGTCAAGCACTACACCATGGACCCCACCAAGCCGCTGGCGGCGCGCGACCTCATCAAGCTCGTCGCCGCCGGAGAGCCGGTGGTGATTTTCCCGGAAGGACGCATCACTGTTTCCGGCTCGCTGATGAAGGTCTATGACGGCACCGCGATGATCGCGGACAAGGCCGACGCAGTCGTCGTCCCGGTCCGCATCGAAGGCGCCCAGCGCTCGCATCTCAGCTATCTCAACGGCAGCCAGATCAAGCGCTCGTGGTTTCCGCGGGTGACCGTCACCATCCTGCCGCCAGTCAAGCTTCCGGTCGATCCGTCGCTCAAGGGCAAGGCGCGCCGCAACGCCGCGGGCGCAGCACTTCAGGACGTGATGATCGACGCCATGGTGAAGAACGCCATGCTCGATCACACCCTGTTCGAGGCGCTCGGACACGCCTATCGCGACCGCGACACCGGCAAGGTCATCGTCGAGGACGCGCTCGGTACCAAGCTGACCTATCGCAAGCTGATCCTGGGCGCGCAGGTCTTGAGCCGGAAGCTGGAGAACGGCACCGCTATCGGTGAGAATGTCGGTGTGCTGCTGCCGAATTCCGCTGGCGTCGCCGTCGTCTTCATGGCGCTGCAAAACATCGGCCGGGTGCCGGCAATGCTCAACTTCTCGGCGGGCCCGGTCAACGTGCTTGCCGCCATGAAAGCCGCGCAGGTCAAAACCGTGCTGACGTCGAAAGCTTTCATCGAGAAGGGCAAGCTCGACAAGCTGATGGCGGCGATCTCCGCGGAAGTTCGCGTGGCCTACCTCGAGGACGTCCGTGCTTCGATCGGCACGGCCGACAAGATCAAGGGCCTGCTCGCCGGCACCGCGCCCCGCGTCGCCCGCCAGGCGAGCGATCCGGCGGTCGTGCTGTTCACGTCGGGCTCGGAAGGCACGCCCAAGGGCGTTGTGCTGTCCCACCGCAATATCCTTGCGAACGCCGCACAGGCGCTGGCGCGGGTCGATGCCAACGCCAATGATAAGGTGTTCAACGTGCTGCCGGTGTTCCACTCCTTCGGGCTGACCGGTGGAATGATGATGCCGCTGCTCGCGGGCATTCCGATCTACATGTACCCCTCGCCGCTGCACTACCGGATCGTGCCCGAGCTGATCTACCAGACCGGAGCCACGATCCTGTTCGGCACCGACACATTCCTCACGGGCTATGCACGCTCGGCCCATGCCTACGACTTCCGCACCTTGCGCCTGGTGATCGCCGGCGCGGAGGCGGTCAAGGATCGCACCCGGCAGGTCTTCATGGAGCGTTACGGCATCCGCATCCTCGAAGGCTATGGCGTCACCGAGACGGCACCGGTGCTGGCGATGAACACGCCGATGGCCAATCGTCCAGGCACGGTCGGCCGCCTGTCGCCGCTGATGGAAAGCCGCCTCGACCCGGTCCCCGGCATCGAGGAAGGCGGACGCCTGTCGGTGCGCGGACCCAACGTAATGCTCGGATACTTGCGGGCCGAAAATCCCGGCGTGCTCGAGCCGCTCGCCGACGGCTGGCACGACACCGGCGACATCGTGGCGATCGACCCGGCCGGCTTCATCACCATCAAGGGTCGCGCCAAGCGCTTTGCCAAGATCGCCGGCGAAATGGTCTCGCTGTCGGCGGTCGAGAACATCGCGACAACGCTGTGGCCGCAGGCCGGTTCAGTCGCCGTGTCGATCCCGGACCAGCGAAAGGGCGAGCGCATCGTGTTGCTGACGACGGAGAAGAACGCCGAGCGCAGCGCCATGCAAGGCCACGCCAAGGCGATCGGCGCGTCCGAGCTGACCGTTCCCGCTGCGATCATGGTGGTCGACAAGGTGCCACTGCTCGGGACCGGCAAGACCGACTACGTCACCGCAACGACGATGGCCCGCGAGCAGGCGTCTGGACCAGAGCGCGAGGTGGCATAA
- the tcuB gene encoding tricarballylate utilization 4Fe-4S protein TcuB — translation MHGSRILDEGDRLMTVCNSCRYCEGLCAVFPAMEMRRAFSDGDLNYLANLCHGCGACYVDCQFSPPHEFNVNVPQTLAIARAESYATYAWPQALSGAFARNGLVISIVAALSMAAFILGFAALNDRSVLFGVHTGPGAFYKLMPHNAMAALFSAAFLYAIFALVMSVRAFWRDIGPPIGGRADGGSIFQAMRDAGELRYLHGGGVGCYNEDDKPTDRRKLFHHLTFYGFLLCFAATSAATLYHYLLGREAPYPWWDLPVVLGTLGGIGLIIGPIGLFVAKMRRDPALLDEQRYGMDVGFIAMLFLTGFTGMLLLILRETAAMGPLLALHLGAVFALFITMPYGKFVHGIYRFAALVRYAQERRGEAGS, via the coding sequence ATGCACGGAAGCAGAATTTTGGATGAAGGCGACCGCCTGATGACGGTCTGCAATTCCTGCCGTTACTGCGAAGGCCTTTGCGCGGTTTTTCCCGCCATGGAGATGCGCCGCGCCTTCTCCGACGGCGACCTCAATTATCTCGCCAATCTCTGCCATGGCTGCGGCGCCTGCTACGTCGACTGCCAGTTCTCGCCGCCGCACGAATTCAACGTCAACGTCCCGCAGACGCTGGCGATCGCGCGCGCGGAATCCTATGCGACCTATGCCTGGCCGCAGGCGCTGTCCGGTGCCTTCGCCCGCAATGGTCTCGTCATCAGCATCGTCGCCGCGCTCAGCATGGCCGCCTTCATACTCGGCTTCGCTGCCCTAAACGACCGCAGCGTGCTGTTTGGCGTGCACACTGGCCCCGGCGCGTTCTACAAGTTGATGCCGCACAACGCGATGGCAGCGTTGTTCAGCGCCGCCTTCCTTTATGCGATTTTCGCGCTGGTGATGAGCGTGCGTGCCTTCTGGCGGGATATCGGCCCGCCGATCGGCGGCCGTGCGGACGGCGGCTCGATCTTTCAGGCGATGCGCGACGCTGGTGAGCTGCGCTACCTCCATGGTGGCGGCGTCGGCTGCTACAATGAGGATGACAAGCCGACCGACCGGCGCAAGCTTTTCCATCACCTGACCTTCTACGGCTTCCTGCTCTGCTTCGCCGCGACCTCGGCCGCAACGCTGTATCACTATCTGCTCGGCCGCGAGGCGCCGTATCCGTGGTGGGATCTGCCGGTGGTTCTCGGCACGCTCGGCGGCATCGGCCTGATCATCGGGCCGATCGGCCTGTTCGTCGCCAAGATGCGGCGTGATCCGGCGCTGCTCGACGAGCAGCGCTACGGCATGGATGTCGGCTTCATCGCCATGCTGTTCCTGACCGGGTTCACCGGCATGCTGCTTCTGATTCTGCGGGAGACTGCCGCCATGGGACCGCTGCTGGCACTCCATTTAGGTGCAGTGTTCGCGCTGTTCATCACCATGCCCTACGGCAAGTTCGTGCACGGCATCTATCGCTTCGCGGCGCTGGTGCGTTATGCGCAGGAGCGACGCGGAGAAGCCGGTTCTTGA